The Pantoea vagans genome includes a window with the following:
- the btuF gene encoding vitamin B12 ABC transporter substrate-binding protein BtuF — translation MAKYWLLGLLLIGNSLLAAVPRVITLAPHLTELAFAAGITPVAVSAYSDYPAQATSLEQVANWQGIKVERILQLKPDVVLAWRGGNPQRQIEQLQRLGIKVEWIDPQTIDQMIDALAALQQWSPQPNQAVSAAQALREQENALRKQYQRQAPTPLFMQFGQQPLFTAARNTLQNDVITLCGGKNIFADSSVSWPQVSREQVLARHPQAIVIGGDKAQAANIVKFWQPQLAVPVLAIHDDWLSRPGPRILLAAKQLCQDLHPVKNNTN, via the coding sequence GTGGCTAAGTATTGGCTGCTCGGGCTATTGCTGATTGGCAATAGCCTGCTTGCCGCAGTTCCTCGCGTTATTACCCTCGCCCCGCATCTTACTGAACTCGCTTTTGCCGCAGGTATAACGCCCGTAGCGGTCAGTGCGTATTCGGATTACCCCGCCCAAGCCACTTCGCTTGAGCAGGTGGCGAACTGGCAAGGGATCAAGGTGGAACGCATCCTGCAACTGAAGCCGGATGTGGTGTTGGCATGGCGTGGCGGCAACCCGCAACGGCAAATCGAACAACTGCAACGATTGGGTATTAAAGTCGAGTGGATTGATCCACAAACCATTGATCAAATGATCGATGCGCTGGCCGCGTTACAGCAGTGGAGCCCGCAACCCAATCAGGCTGTCTCCGCCGCGCAAGCACTGCGCGAGCAGGAGAACGCCCTGCGCAAACAGTATCAGCGCCAGGCACCTACGCCGCTGTTTATGCAGTTTGGTCAGCAGCCGCTGTTTACCGCTGCGCGGAATACCCTGCAAAACGACGTGATCACCTTATGCGGCGGCAAGAATATCTTCGCCGATAGCAGCGTGAGTTGGCCGCAGGTGAGTCGTGAGCAGGTGCTGGCTCGTCATCCGCAGGCGATAGTGATTGGCGGTGACAAGGCTCAGGCCGCGAATATCGTGAAATTCTGGCAGCCTCAACTGGCGGTTCCGGTATTGGCTATTCACGATGACTGGCTAAGTCGGCCGGGTCCACGTATCTTGCTGGCAGCAAAACAGCTGTGCCAGGATTTACATCCGGTGAAAAATAACACCAATTAA
- the erpA gene encoding iron-sulfur cluster insertion protein ErpA, which yields MSDDVAALPLQFTEAAAKKVKNLIADEENPELKLRVYITGGGCSGFQYGFTFDDQMNDGDMTIEKQGVALVVDPMSLQYLVGGSVDYTEGLEGSRFIVTNPNAKTTCGCGSSFSI from the coding sequence ATGAGTGACGACGTAGCAGCACTGCCTTTGCAATTCACGGAAGCAGCAGCGAAAAAAGTAAAAAACCTGATTGCGGATGAAGAGAATCCAGAGCTGAAACTGCGCGTGTACATCACTGGCGGCGGTTGCAGTGGTTTCCAGTACGGTTTTACTTTCGACGATCAAATGAATGACGGCGACATGACCATTGAGAAACAGGGTGTGGCGCTGGTGGTGGACCCAATGAGCCTGCAATATCTGGTAGGCGGATCTGTGGATTACACCGAAGGTCTGGAGGGATCGCGTTTTATCGTGACCAATCCCAATGCAAAAACCACCTGTGGTTGTGGCTCTTCCTTCAGCATCTGA
- the fhuD gene encoding Fe(3+)-hydroxamate ABC transporter substrate-binding protein FhuD, producing MFDISRRRLLTALALSPLMNVAPLRASQPDLQRILALEWLPVELMMALGVAPLGVADVRNYRIWVGEPQLPANTIDLGLRTEPNLELMTQLQPSLILHSNGYGPALDKLQRIAPTMGFDLNSGDGKPLTTARNSLHALGARLGREEQAVQHLQYLDEQLAAARERLKPWASRPILLMSLMDSRHAITFGANSLFLEVMEILGLTNAWHGETNFWGSAVVGLERLANVGDVQVICFDHDNERDMQRVMKTALWQALPFIRAGRFQRVPAVWYYGATYSALKFIRVLEHALESQ from the coding sequence ATGTTTGACATTTCCCGTCGTCGCTTACTGACGGCGCTGGCACTTTCGCCCCTGATGAATGTAGCGCCCTTGCGCGCGTCTCAGCCCGATCTGCAAAGGATTCTGGCGCTGGAATGGTTACCCGTTGAATTGATGATGGCGCTCGGCGTGGCACCGCTGGGTGTGGCCGATGTGCGTAACTACAGGATTTGGGTGGGCGAGCCGCAGCTGCCCGCTAACACCATCGATCTTGGCTTGCGTACCGAACCCAATCTGGAGTTGATGACGCAGCTGCAACCTTCACTGATTTTGCATTCCAACGGCTACGGTCCGGCGCTGGATAAGCTGCAACGCATTGCGCCCACTATGGGGTTTGATCTCAACAGCGGTGACGGTAAACCGTTAACCACGGCACGCAATTCGTTGCATGCACTGGGCGCACGGCTGGGGCGAGAAGAGCAAGCGGTGCAGCATCTGCAGTACCTCGACGAGCAGCTCGCGGCGGCGCGTGAGCGTCTTAAACCCTGGGCGAGTCGCCCGATATTATTGATGTCACTGATGGACAGCCGTCACGCCATTACCTTTGGTGCCAACAGCCTGTTCCTGGAAGTGATGGAGATCCTCGGTCTGACCAACGCCTGGCACGGTGAAACCAACTTCTGGGGCAGCGCGGTAGTCGGGCTTGAACGTTTGGCAAACGTGGGCGACGTGCAGGTCATTTGCTTCGATCACGATAACGAGCGCGATATGCAGCGCGTGATGAAAACGGCACTGTGGCAGGCGCTGCCGTTTATCCGTGCTGGCCGTTTCCAGCGCGTGCCTGCAGTGTGGTATTACGGCGCGACCTATTCGGCGCTGAAGTTTATTCGCGTGCTGGAACACGCGCTGGAGTCGCAATGA
- the fhuC gene encoding Fe3+-hydroxamate ABC transporter ATP-binding protein FhuC produces the protein MQHPHHAETTFTLDNVSFRVPGRTLLHPLSLTFAPGKVTALIGHNGSGKSTLLKMLGRHHAASEGRVLLNDEAVDHWGSKDFARQVAYLPQQLPAAEGMTVRELVAIGRYPWHGALGRYGQEDRDRVEEAITLVGLKPFAGRLVDSLSGGERQRAWLAMLVAQNSRCLLLDEPTSALDIAHQVDVLALIQRLSRERGLTVIAVLHDINMAARYCDRLVALRGGEMIAEGGPEVIMQADVLGNIYGIPMGILPHPQGGAPVSFVY, from the coding sequence ATGCAGCATCCGCACCACGCAGAAACCACCTTCACGCTGGATAACGTCAGCTTTCGTGTGCCAGGGCGCACGCTGTTGCATCCCCTCTCGCTGACCTTCGCACCGGGCAAAGTCACGGCGCTGATTGGCCATAACGGTTCGGGTAAATCCACGCTGTTGAAAATGCTTGGGCGTCATCATGCGGCGAGTGAAGGCCGGGTGCTGTTGAATGACGAGGCGGTCGATCACTGGGGCAGCAAAGATTTTGCGCGTCAGGTGGCGTATTTACCGCAACAGCTACCTGCTGCGGAAGGCATGACGGTGCGCGAACTGGTGGCGATTGGTCGTTATCCCTGGCATGGCGCGCTAGGGCGTTATGGCCAGGAAGACCGTGACCGCGTGGAAGAGGCGATTACGCTGGTGGGGTTGAAACCTTTCGCGGGACGGCTGGTGGACAGCCTGTCTGGCGGCGAGCGTCAGCGTGCCTGGTTAGCGATGCTGGTGGCGCAAAACAGCCGTTGTCTGCTGCTGGATGAACCGACCTCTGCGCTGGATATCGCCCATCAGGTTGATGTGCTGGCATTGATTCAGCGCCTGAGCCGTGAGCGCGGGTTAACGGTGATCGCGGTACTGCACGACATCAACATGGCAGCGCGTTACTGCGATCGTCTGGTGGCATTGCGCGGCGGTGAGATGATTGCCGAGGGTGGACCCGAGGTGATTATGCAGGCCGATGTGCTGGGCAATATCTACGGGATTCCGATGGGCATTTTGCCTCATCCCCAGGGCGGTGCGCCCGTCAGTTTCGTTTACTGA
- the mtnN gene encoding 5'-methylthioadenosine/S-adenosylhomocysteine nucleosidase produces MKAGIIGAMEQEVTLLRDKIENRQTLTLAGCEIYTGTLNGVEVALLKSGIGKTAAALGTTLLLQLCKPDFIINTGSAGGLAPTLKVGDIVVSDEVRYHDADVTAFGYEPGQMAGCPAAFAADEKLIAAAEQVIKQLDLNAVRGLVVSGDAFINGAEPLARIRHTFPQAIAVEMEATAIGHVCHQFKVPFVVVRAISDVADKESHLSFDEFLVVAAKQSSLMVENLLAQLARG; encoded by the coding sequence ATGAAAGCAGGCATTATTGGCGCGATGGAGCAGGAAGTTACCCTGCTGCGTGACAAAATCGAAAACCGTCAGACCCTGACGCTCGCCGGCTGCGAAATTTACACCGGTACGCTGAACGGTGTTGAGGTGGCTCTGCTGAAGTCAGGTATTGGTAAAACCGCAGCCGCACTCGGCACGACTCTGCTGCTGCAGCTGTGCAAACCGGATTTCATCATCAACACCGGTTCAGCGGGCGGTTTAGCGCCAACCCTGAAAGTGGGCGATATCGTGGTATCAGATGAAGTGCGTTATCACGATGCCGATGTCACCGCATTCGGATACGAACCGGGCCAGATGGCCGGTTGCCCTGCGGCATTCGCCGCTGACGAGAAGTTAATTGCTGCTGCTGAACAGGTCATTAAACAGCTGGACCTCAACGCCGTGCGCGGCTTGGTGGTCAGCGGTGATGCCTTTATCAACGGTGCTGAGCCGTTGGCGCGCATTCGTCATACTTTCCCGCAGGCGATTGCGGTAGAGATGGAAGCCACGGCAATTGGCCATGTTTGCCACCAGTTCAAGGTGCCATTTGTGGTAGTACGCGCAATTTCAGACGTGGCAGATAAAGAGTCCCACCTGAGCTTCGATGAGTTCCTGGTCGTGGCGGCGAAGCAATCTTCCCTGATGGTAGAAAATCTGCTGGCACAACTGGCGCGTGGCTAA
- the degP gene encoding serine endoprotease DegP, with protein sequence MKKSTLMLSALALSLGMALSPVSVFAAESASSSSQQLPSLAPMLEKVMPSVVSISVEGSTTVKTPRMPQQFQQFFGDNSPFCQDGSPFQSSPMCQGGGDGSQGGGDGGANTQQQKFRALGSGVVINADKGYVVTNNHVVDNATKIQVQLSDGRRYDAKVIGKDPQSDIALIQLQDAKNLTAIKIADSDDLRVGDYTVAIGNPYGLGETVTSGIVSALGRSGLNVENYENFIQTDAAINRGNSGGALVNLNGELIGINTAILAPDGGNIGIGFAIPSAMVKNLTAQMIEYGQVKRGELGIMGTELNSELAKAMKVDAQRGAFVSQVLPNSAAAKAGVKAGDVVVSMNGKPLTSFAALRAEVGSLPVGTKLQLGLLRDGKPVNITVELQQSSQEKVQSATIYTGIEGADLSNVDSNGQKGVRVDNVKAGSAAARIGLKKGDVIMGVNQQAIANLGELRKILDTKPSVLALNVQRGDSSLYLLMQ encoded by the coding sequence ATGAAAAAAAGCACCTTAATGTTAAGTGCGCTGGCGCTTAGTCTGGGCATGGCATTGAGCCCTGTGAGTGTTTTCGCGGCGGAATCTGCTTCCTCCTCGAGCCAACAGTTGCCAAGCCTGGCACCGATGCTGGAAAAAGTGATGCCTTCCGTGGTGAGTATCAGCGTTGAAGGAAGTACCACCGTGAAAACACCGCGGATGCCGCAACAATTCCAGCAATTCTTTGGTGATAATTCGCCATTCTGCCAGGACGGTTCGCCATTCCAAAGCTCGCCAATGTGCCAGGGCGGCGGTGATGGCAGCCAGGGTGGTGGTGACGGCGGAGCCAATACGCAGCAGCAGAAATTCCGTGCGCTGGGTTCGGGCGTAGTCATCAACGCGGATAAAGGCTATGTGGTGACCAACAACCACGTAGTCGACAACGCCACCAAAATTCAGGTGCAGTTGAGTGATGGTCGTCGTTATGACGCCAAAGTGATTGGTAAAGATCCGCAATCGGATATCGCACTGATCCAGCTGCAGGATGCCAAGAATCTGACCGCCATTAAGATCGCCGATTCTGACGATCTGCGCGTAGGCGATTACACCGTGGCGATCGGTAACCCTTACGGACTCGGTGAAACGGTCACCTCCGGCATCGTGTCGGCATTGGGCCGTAGCGGCTTGAACGTCGAAAATTATGAAAACTTTATCCAGACCGATGCAGCGATCAACCGCGGTAACTCCGGTGGCGCGCTGGTGAATCTGAACGGTGAATTGATCGGGATTAACACCGCGATCCTCGCACCGGATGGCGGTAACATCGGTATCGGCTTCGCGATCCCAAGTGCGATGGTGAAAAACCTCACCGCACAGATGATCGAGTACGGCCAGGTGAAACGCGGTGAACTGGGTATCATGGGCACCGAGCTGAACTCCGAACTGGCGAAAGCGATGAAAGTCGATGCGCAGCGCGGTGCTTTCGTCAGCCAGGTGTTGCCAAACTCTGCGGCAGCAAAAGCGGGTGTGAAAGCCGGTGATGTTGTGGTGTCGATGAATGGTAAACCGTTGACCAGCTTTGCGGCGCTGCGTGCCGAAGTCGGTTCACTGCCAGTGGGAACCAAACTGCAACTGGGCCTGCTGCGTGATGGCAAACCCGTGAATATCACGGTAGAACTCCAGCAGAGCTCGCAGGAAAAAGTGCAGTCGGCCACCATTTACACCGGTATTGAAGGTGCCGACCTGAGCAATGTCGATAGCAATGGTCAGAAGGGCGTGCGAGTCGATAACGTGAAGGCGGGCAGTGCGGCGGCGCGAATTGGTCTGAAGAAAGGTGACGTGATCATGGGCGTCAACCAGCAGGCCATCGCGAACCTCGGTGAACTGCGCAAAATCCTCGATACCAAGCCATCCGTGCTGGCATTGAACGTGCAGCGCGGCGACAGCAGCCTTTATCTGCTGATGCAGTAA
- the hemL gene encoding glutamate-1-semialdehyde 2,1-aminomutase, with protein sequence MSKSENLYAEAQRLIPGGVNSPVRAFTGVGGVPLFIERADGAYLFDADGKAYIDYVGSWGPMVLGHNNATIRNAVIEAASRGLSFGAPTEMEVKMAELVCELVPSMDMVRMVNSGTEATMSAIRLARGFTHRDKIIKFEGCYHGHADCLLVKAGSGALTLGQPNSPGVPADFAKHTLTCTYNDLATVRAAFEQYPEDIACIIVEPVAGNMNCIPPQPDFLPGLRALCDEFGALLIIDEVMTGFRVALGGAQAYYDVTPDLTCLGKIIGGGMPVGAFGGRRDVMEALAPTGPVYQAGTLSGNPIAMAAGFACLTQIAQPGTHSTLTDLTTQLSEGLLAAAKAENIPLVINHVGGMFGIFFTEADSVTCYADVTKCDVERFKRFFHLMLAEGVYLAPSAFEAGFMSLAHSQEDIQRTIDAARRSFAKL encoded by the coding sequence ATGAGTAAGTCAGAAAACCTGTATGCCGAAGCGCAACGCCTAATCCCTGGCGGTGTGAACTCCCCGGTACGTGCCTTTACCGGTGTGGGCGGCGTACCGCTGTTCATCGAACGCGCCGATGGTGCGTATCTGTTTGACGCCGATGGCAAAGCCTATATCGATTATGTCGGTTCATGGGGACCGATGGTGCTTGGGCACAACAATGCCACCATCCGCAATGCAGTGATTGAAGCGGCATCACGCGGCCTGAGCTTCGGTGCGCCGACCGAGATGGAAGTCAAAATGGCGGAGTTAGTGTGTGAGCTGGTGCCAAGCATGGACATGGTGCGTATGGTCAACTCCGGCACTGAAGCCACCATGAGCGCCATCCGTTTAGCGCGCGGTTTTACCCATCGCGATAAAATCATCAAATTTGAAGGCTGCTACCACGGCCACGCGGATTGCCTGCTGGTGAAAGCCGGTTCCGGCGCGCTGACTCTGGGCCAGCCCAACTCGCCAGGCGTACCCGCTGATTTTGCCAAGCACACCCTGACCTGCACTTACAACGACCTCGCCACCGTGCGTGCGGCGTTTGAACAGTATCCAGAGGATATCGCCTGTATCATCGTTGAGCCGGTTGCCGGCAACATGAACTGCATTCCACCGCAGCCAGACTTCCTGCCGGGCCTGCGCGCGCTCTGTGATGAGTTTGGTGCCTTGCTGATTATCGATGAAGTGATGACCGGCTTCCGCGTGGCGCTGGGCGGTGCTCAGGCCTATTACGACGTGACGCCAGACCTGACTTGCCTGGGCAAAATCATTGGCGGCGGCATGCCAGTGGGCGCCTTTGGTGGACGTCGTGATGTGATGGAAGCGTTGGCACCGACCGGTCCGGTTTACCAGGCGGGAACGCTCTCAGGTAACCCGATTGCCATGGCCGCCGGTTTCGCTTGCCTGACGCAGATTGCCCAACCGGGTACGCACAGCACCTTGACCGATCTGACCACTCAGCTGTCTGAAGGTTTGCTGGCGGCGGCTAAAGCAGAAAATATCCCGCTGGTGATCAACCACGTTGGCGGCATGTTCGGTATTTTCTTCACTGAAGCGGACAGCGTGACCTGCTACGCCGATGTGACAAAATGCGATGTCGAGCGCTTTAAGCGCTTCTTCCATCTGATGCTGGCAGAAGGGGTATACCTTGCTCCATCCGCCTTTGAAGCGGGCTTTATGTCGCTGGCGCACAGCCAGGAAGATATTCAGCGCACCATTGATGCCGCACGTCGTAGCTTTGCTAAGCTGTAA
- the fhuB gene encoding Fe(3+)-hydroxamate ABC transporter permease FhuB yields MRHRLFPVALLSSLCLLALALTYINLSEALPTAQWTQAIIAPDINNIQQVVFHHSLLSRLALALLVGAGLGLAGLLFQQVLRNPLAEPTTLGVSSGAQLGITVATLWHLPGGELTQQFAAMGGAVLVGVLVFGVAWGKRLSPVTLILAGLVLSLYAGSVNQIFAIFNHDQLLNMFLWSTGALNQMDGHNVAMLWPRLLLAFVVALALLRPLTLMGLDDGVAKNLGLALSAARIGALALAILLSAQLVNVAGIIGFIGLFAPLLAKMLGGRRLLSRMLLAPLIGALLLWLADQCVLWLTSHWREVSTGTATALIGVPILLWLLPRLRTGSVPPAMNMGDKVPAERQNVVRWCLFGVAMLALLGAVALTFGRDAHSWTWVSGEMLHQLLPWRVPRVLAALVVGMMLGVAGALIQRLTGNPMASPEVLGISSGAACGAVVMMFFVPGDAVAWLLPAGALGAALTLLIIMLVASRGGFSPERMLLAGMALNSAFVTLLMVLMASGDPRMSGLLTWISGSTYNISLEQAVQSAVVGMILIALAPLASRWLTLLPLGSATARSAGMALTGSRLSLLLLAAALTATATLTIGPLSFVGLMAPHIVRMLGFRRALPQVLMAGLLGGGLMVFADWCGRMLAFPDQIPAGLMATFFGAPYFIWLLRRA; encoded by the coding sequence ATGCGCCATCGTCTTTTTCCTGTCGCGCTGCTGAGTAGCCTGTGTTTACTGGCACTGGCGTTAACCTATATCAACCTGAGTGAAGCACTGCCAACGGCACAGTGGACACAGGCGATCATTGCGCCAGACATCAACAATATCCAGCAAGTGGTGTTTCACCACAGTCTGCTATCGCGTCTTGCGCTGGCGCTGCTGGTCGGGGCGGGCCTCGGCTTAGCGGGCTTGCTGTTCCAGCAGGTGCTGCGTAATCCGCTGGCGGAACCCACCACGCTTGGCGTGTCGTCGGGCGCACAGCTGGGCATCACCGTCGCCACGCTTTGGCATCTGCCGGGTGGGGAACTGACGCAACAATTTGCGGCGATGGGCGGTGCGGTGCTGGTCGGTGTGCTGGTGTTTGGTGTCGCGTGGGGAAAACGTTTGTCACCTGTGACGCTGATCCTTGCCGGGCTGGTGCTCAGCCTCTATGCCGGTTCAGTGAATCAAATCTTTGCCATCTTCAATCATGATCAGCTGCTGAACATGTTCTTGTGGAGCACGGGCGCGTTGAATCAGATGGATGGGCACAACGTGGCAATGTTGTGGCCGCGCCTGCTGCTGGCCTTTGTGGTGGCGCTGGCGCTGTTACGTCCATTGACCCTGATGGGGCTGGACGATGGCGTGGCGAAAAATCTTGGCCTGGCACTGTCAGCGGCGCGTATCGGTGCGCTGGCACTGGCGATTCTGCTCAGTGCGCAGCTGGTAAATGTGGCGGGCATCATTGGCTTTATCGGTCTGTTTGCCCCGCTGCTGGCGAAAATGCTGGGAGGCCGTCGCTTGTTAAGCCGCATGCTACTCGCACCACTGATTGGTGCGCTGCTGCTGTGGTTGGCCGATCAGTGTGTGCTGTGGCTCACCAGCCACTGGCGTGAGGTTTCAACTGGCACTGCGACGGCGCTGATTGGCGTGCCGATTCTGCTGTGGTTGTTGCCGCGCTTGCGCACCGGTTCAGTCCCCCCGGCGATGAACATGGGGGATAAGGTCCCGGCGGAGCGGCAAAACGTCGTGCGCTGGTGTCTGTTTGGCGTGGCGATGCTGGCGCTGTTGGGCGCTGTCGCTCTGACGTTTGGCCGCGATGCGCACAGCTGGACGTGGGTCAGCGGCGAGATGTTGCATCAGCTGCTGCCGTGGCGTGTGCCGCGCGTGCTGGCCGCGCTGGTAGTCGGGATGATGCTGGGCGTGGCGGGCGCGTTGATTCAGCGTCTCACCGGTAACCCAATGGCGAGCCCGGAAGTGTTAGGCATTAGCTCAGGGGCAGCATGCGGTGCCGTGGTGATGATGTTCTTTGTGCCCGGTGATGCGGTGGCGTGGTTGCTGCCTGCAGGTGCGTTGGGAGCCGCCCTGACGCTGCTGATCATCATGCTGGTGGCCAGTCGAGGTGGCTTCTCGCCCGAACGTATGCTGCTGGCGGGCATGGCGCTGAACAGTGCCTTTGTCACCCTGTTAATGGTGCTGATGGCCAGCGGTGATCCACGTATGAGTGGCTTGCTGACATGGATTTCAGGCTCGACCTACAACATCAGTCTTGAGCAGGCGGTACAAAGCGCGGTAGTGGGGATGATTTTGATTGCTCTGGCACCTCTGGCCAGCCGCTGGCTAACGCTGCTGCCGCTGGGCAGTGCCACGGCACGGTCGGCAGGCATGGCGTTAACGGGATCGCGATTGAGCCTGCTGTTGCTGGCGGCGGCCTTGACTGCCACGGCCACGCTGACCATTGGGCCACTCAGTTTTGTCGGCCTGATGGCACCGCATATTGTGCGTATGCTGGGGTTCCGTCGTGCGCTACCGCAAGTGCTGATGGCAGGTTTGCTGGGGGGAGGTTTAATGGTGTTTGCCGACTGGTGCGGCAGAATGCTGGCGTTTCCGGATCAAATCCCGGCAGGGCTGATGGCCACCTTCTTCGGTGCGCCCTATTTTATTTGGTTGTTACGCCGCGCATAA
- the dgt gene encoding dGTPase, translating to MATINFRKKISFTRPYTSRKDPEGEYFITRHFESDRGRIINSAAIRRLQQKTQVFPLERNAAVRSRLTHSLEVQQTGRYITKEILQALKTQGGGLAKYGLDEFEGAFESLIEMACLLHDVGNPPFGHFGEAAINDWFDDNLPAELVDPLVAGVADDIQRADFDQLNAMIRQDLCHFEGNAQAIRLVHTLLQLNLSYAQVACILKYTAPAWWQGDKPAEFSVLMKKPGFYLSEREYVAELRAATNMAEHHRFPLTWIMEAADDISYCIADLDDAVEKDIFDVETLYKYLLNAWGPVNSGDAFSRTVGEAWKEANQKKRRSISDQFFMSLRVNVQNVLVSHAVRRFVDNLPAIYEGSFNHALLEDDGDEGRLLKLFKTVARQQVFNHPEVEQLELQGYRVIKGLLEIYQSLMLLDYEQFTTLMNDDFLPKHPIETRLFHKLSGKHRKAYQQQMRALIVEHKYQRLLWERYYRSRLIQDYISGMTDNYAWDEYRRLMAVE from the coding sequence ATGGCAACGATCAATTTCAGGAAGAAGATCAGTTTTACCCGCCCTTATACCAGTCGCAAAGATCCGGAAGGCGAATACTTTATTACGCGTCACTTTGAAAGCGACCGCGGGCGCATTATTAACTCTGCGGCTATTCGCCGCCTGCAACAAAAAACCCAGGTATTTCCCCTGGAGCGCAATGCCGCCGTGCGTTCGCGTTTGACTCACTCGCTGGAAGTACAGCAAACCGGGCGCTACATCACTAAAGAGATTCTGCAAGCCCTGAAGACTCAAGGCGGTGGGTTGGCAAAATATGGTCTGGATGAGTTTGAAGGGGCATTTGAAAGCCTGATAGAGATGGCTTGCCTGCTTCATGACGTCGGTAACCCGCCATTTGGTCACTTCGGCGAAGCGGCGATTAATGACTGGTTCGATGATAACCTGCCTGCTGAACTGGTGGATCCGCTGGTGGCGGGCGTTGCTGATGATATTCAGCGAGCAGATTTTGACCAGCTGAATGCAATGATTCGTCAGGATTTGTGCCACTTCGAAGGTAATGCACAAGCGATTCGTCTGGTGCATACGCTGCTGCAACTTAATCTGAGCTATGCCCAGGTCGCCTGCATCCTGAAATATACCGCCCCCGCATGGTGGCAGGGCGATAAGCCGGCTGAATTTAGCGTATTAATGAAGAAGCCGGGTTTCTATTTATCTGAACGCGAATATGTTGCCGAGCTGCGTGCGGCGACCAATATGGCTGAACATCATCGCTTCCCACTGACGTGGATAATGGAAGCCGCCGATGATATCTCCTATTGCATTGCCGATCTGGATGATGCCGTTGAGAAAGATATTTTTGATGTTGAAACCCTATATAAATATTTACTCAACGCCTGGGGCCCGGTAAATAGTGGCGATGCCTTTAGTCGCACGGTCGGTGAAGCCTGGAAAGAAGCGAATCAGAAAAAACGCCGCAGTATCAGCGATCAGTTTTTTATGTCGTTACGCGTTAATGTACAAAATGTCTTGGTGAGTCATGCGGTTCGCCGCTTTGTGGATAATTTGCCTGCTATTTACGAGGGCAGCTTTAACCACGCTTTGCTGGAAGATGATGGCGATGAAGGCCGATTGTTGAAGCTATTTAAAACTGTGGCACGTCAGCAAGTCTTTAATCACCCTGAAGTTGAGCAGCTGGAATTACAGGGTTATCGCGTGATTAAAGGGCTGCTGGAAATATATCAGTCATTGATGTTGCTGGATTACGAGCAGTTTACCACGCTGATGAACGATGATTTTCTCCCTAAGCATCCTATCGAGACGCGACTGTTTCATAAACTCTCCGGAAAACATCGCAAAGCGTATCAACAGCAGATGCGCGCGCTTATCGTCGAACATAAATATCAACGCTTGTTATGGGAACGCTATTATCGTTCGCGGCTGATTCAGGACTATATCAGCGGTATGACAGATAATTATGCGTGGGATGAATATCGTCGTTTAATGGCGGTGGAATAA